TACCAGCCGGGGCAGTTTGCGCATCTCGCGCAAAATCTCCCGGGCTCCGCTTTCGTCCAGGGTGCCCTTGGCCCGGCCCATCCAGACTGCCACCATCGCCATAGCGGCCAGCATGGCAATATAGGCCTTGGTCGAGGCCACCCCAATCTCGGGCCCGGCGTGGATATAGAGGGTGTCGTCTACCTCGCGGGTAATGCTGCTGCCCTTGGCGTTAATCACCCCCAGGGTACCAGCACCTTTACGCTTGGCCTCGCGGATGGCCTCGAGGGTGTCGATGGTCTCGCCCGACTGACTGATGCAGATGGCCAGGGTTTTGTCGTCCACCACCGGGTCGCGGTAGCGGTACTCGGAGGCCACATCAATTTCCACCGGCACGCGGGCCAAGGCTTCCAGCAGGTACTTGCCTACCCAGGCCGCATAGTAGGCCGTGCCACAGGCCACGATGTGCACCTTGTCGTAGCGGGTCGGTTCCAGCTTGAGGCCCAGCTCCACCCCTGCCTCCTCCTCGTGCAGGCGGCCCCCCAGGGTGTTTTCCAGCACCCGGGGCTGCTCGTAGATTTCCTTAAGCATGTAGTGGGGGTGCCCACCCTTTTCGGCGGCCTCGAGGCTCCAGTCCACCGTTACCACTTCCCGCTCTACCGGGTTGCCGGCCAGGTCGGTGACCTGTACCCCCTCACGGCGTACCACCGCCATATCGCCGTCGTGTAGGAAAATAACCCGGCGGGTGTAGGGCAGGAGGGCCGGCACGTCCGAGGCCACGAAGTTCTCCCCCTCACCCAGCCCGATCACCAGCGGGCTTACGGTGCGGGCCACCACAATCTCCTCGTGGTTCTGGTGGGCCACCACCAGGGCGTAAGCGCCGTAGGCCTCGGCCAGGGCCAGCCGCACGGCCTCAACCAGATCGCCCCGGTATTTCTCCTCAATCAGGTGGGCCAGCACCTCCGAGTCGGTCTCGGAGGTGAAGGTATGGCCCCTGGCAATCAGGCCTTCCTTGAGGGGCAGATAATTTTCGATGATGCCGTTGTGGATGACCACAATCTCGCCCTTCTCGGTAGCGTGAGGGTGGGCGTTGGGGTCGGTGGGGGCTCCGTGGGTAGCCCAGCGGGTGTGTCCCACACCAAAATGACCGCTCAGGCGATGCTCTTTCAGGTTGTCGGCCAGCACCTGAAGCTTGCCGGCCTTTTTGACCACCTCGAGGTGCCCGTTTACCTTAACCGCAATACCCGCCGAGTCGTAGCCACGGTACTCCAGGCGCTTTAGCCCGTCCAGAATTACATCCGATGCATTTCGAAAACCCACATATCCCACGATTCCACACATCTTTGCAACCTCACTCTCCAGTTCAAACCATAGCCCATTTGCGGGCCGACCCACCGCCATTTGCCCCAAGCTGGGGCCAAATACCCCAGGGGCGACCCGGCAGCGGCTCACGTTTTGCCGATTGGCTTCTATCATTCCCTTTGAACCCTGCCCTTTGGTTGTCCGGCGCTCACGCGACCGGTTTTCCCGCAGGGCTTTTCTGGCCCCGATCTGTGGGAGCCAGCGGAGAGGGGGAGGTTCACACCCTGGCGGCATCCGCGGAATAGCTCGATCTTTCGCAGCTTGCTGCTTATCTCTGTAGAGACCGCCACCTCGTAAGGTCGGGGATGGCCTTCTCAGGTAC
The genomic region above belongs to Meiothermus cerbereus DSM 11376 and contains:
- the glmS gene encoding glutamine--fructose-6-phosphate transaminase (isomerizing), whose protein sequence is MCGIVGYVGFRNASDVILDGLKRLEYRGYDSAGIAVKVNGHLEVVKKAGKLQVLADNLKEHRLSGHFGVGHTRWATHGAPTDPNAHPHATEKGEIVVIHNGIIENYLPLKEGLIARGHTFTSETDSEVLAHLIEEKYRGDLVEAVRLALAEAYGAYALVVAHQNHEEIVVARTVSPLVIGLGEGENFVASDVPALLPYTRRVIFLHDGDMAVVRREGVQVTDLAGNPVEREVVTVDWSLEAAEKGGHPHYMLKEIYEQPRVLENTLGGRLHEEEAGVELGLKLEPTRYDKVHIVACGTAYYAAWVGKYLLEALARVPVEIDVASEYRYRDPVVDDKTLAICISQSGETIDTLEAIREAKRKGAGTLGVINAKGSSITREVDDTLYIHAGPEIGVASTKAYIAMLAAMAMVAVWMGRAKGTLDESGAREILREMRKLPRLVEEALEQRPHVAHIAEKYHQAQDYLFLGRHIQAPTAYEGALKLKEISYIHAEAYPAGEMKHGPIALIDERLPVVVLATQSPFYEKTVSNIQEVRARGGRVIAVATEGDTEVQKFAQEVIYVPKVHHLLAPVVSVVPLQLLAYETAVCLGRDVDQPRNLAKSVTVE